Part of the Labilibaculum antarcticum genome, AGCTTAACCGTTCCGGAAATGAAGGTGGAGAATATCCGCAAGGTAGTTGATCTTTGGTGCAAGGAATATAAGGAATTGGGAGATCGCGAAGATATTGGTTATGTGCAAATCTTTGAAAATAAGGGTTCTATCATGGGATGTTCAAATCCACACCCACATGGACAAATTTGGGCATCAGGATTAGTTCCTTTAGAAACGTCGAAAGAATCTGAAACTCAGAAAGAATATTTCGAAAAACATGGCAGAACAATGCTATTGGATTATTTAAATAGCGAATTGGAAAAAAAGGAAAGAATTTTAGCTGAAAATGATTCTTTTGTTGCTTTGGTTCCATTTTGGGCTGTTTGGCCTTTCGAAACCATGATTATAAGTAAAAGAGCAGTTTCTGACTTATTGGAATTAACCGACGAGGAGAGAACTGATTTAGCAGATATCTATAAGAAACTGACAATAATGTATGATAATTTATTTGAAGTTTCTTTCGCTTATTCAGCAGGATTGCATCAGGCTCCTACCGATGGAGAAGAGCACCCTGAATGGCACTTACACATGCATTTCTATCCACCATTATTACGCTCGGCTAGCGTTAAAAAGTTTATGGTTGGATATGAAATGTTGGGTACTCCACAAAGAGATATAACTGCCGAAGGTGCAGCTAAAAGATTGAAGGATTTGTCTTTGCAACACTACAAACAAAAATAGACCATGAAGGGAAAAATATTAGTAACTGGTGGAACTGGGTATATTGGTTCGCATACAACAGTTGAGTTAATCAATAAGGGGTACGAAGTTGTTATTATTGACAATTTATCAAACTCTAAAGCAGGTGTTATTGATAGCATCGAAAAAATAAGTGGAACTCGCCCAAAGTTCTATGAAATGGATTTGCTTGATCAAGTTAAATTGGATGGTTTCTTTGCAGAAAATAATGATTTACAGGGGATTATTCATTTCGCAGCAGCAAAAGCTGTAGGTGAATCGGTGCAAATCCCATTGCATTATTACCGCAATAACTTGGTTACCATGCTAAATTTATTGGAGGGAATGAAGAAGTATGAAATCGAAAATTTTGTATTCTCATCATCTTGTACTGTTTATGGTCAGCCAGATGAATTGCCAGTAACAGAAAATGCTCCTATTAAACCCGCAGAATCTCCTTATGGATATACCAAGCAGGTGAACGAAAGTATTTTGAAAGATACTATTGCATCTGGTGCGAAAATTAAAGGAATTGCTTTACGTTATTTTAATCCTATTGGAGCTCATCATTCGGGGCTTATCGGAGAATTGCCAATTGGTGTTCCTGCTAATTTAATGCCATTCATTACTCAAACAGCTTTTGGTTTACGTGATCAGTTAAGTGTATTTGGTGACGATTATGATACTACAGATGGTTCTTGTGTTCGTGATTATATTCATGTTGTTGATTTGGCTAAGGCTCATATTATTGCTATCGAGCGTATGATGAATGGTAAAAATAATGCCTCTTACGAGATGTTTAATATCGGCACAGGTAATGGGTTTTCGGTATTTGAAGTTATTAAATCTTTCGAAAAAACATCCGGTAAGAAGTTGAACTATGTAGTTGCTCCACGAAGAGCTGGCGATATTGTTAAAATTTGGGCTGATACAACCATTGGAAATACCGTTTTAGGTTGGAAAGCTGAAAAAACGCTTGATGAAATGACCAAATCTGCATGGGATTGGGAGAATAACTATAGAGCATCAATTAAATAATAGATTCAACACAAATTTTTTAAATATAATACGATGAAAATAAGTGCAATAATTGAAAAAATTAATGGTGGCGATAATAAAGCATTTAATGCTTTATATGGTAATGATGCTGCTGTATTAAAACAACAAGCAGATCGTTATACAAAACAATTGGCAGATTTTAAAACTGCTTTTAGCTGTGATGATGCAACATTGTTTAGTGCGCCAGGTCGTACTGAAGTTGGTGGTAATCATACTGATCATCAACTTGGAAGAGTGTTGGCCGGTGCTGTAAATTTGGATAATATTGCAGTTGCTGCAGCTAATGGAACAAATGTAGTTCGTATTAATTCGGTTGGTTTTCCTCCATTCGAGGTTGATTTAGCTAATCTTGAGGTTACTGAGTTTCAGGTGACACCAACAAATTTAGTTCGTTCAATTGCTTCAGGTATTAAGGAATTGGGATTAAAAGTAGCTGGTTTCGATGCAGTTATTGATGGTGCAGTTCCAGAAGGATCTGGCTTAAGTTCATCAGCTTCAATTGAAGTTTTGATAGGTGCTATTTTTAGTCATTTATTTAATGATGGAAAATTAGATCCGGTAGATAACGCAAAAATTGGTCAGAAAGCAGAGCATGCTTGTAAAAAGTTCTGTGGATTAATGGATCAAACAGCATGTGCAGTTGGTGGTTTCATTACTATCGATTTTGAAAATCCAGCAAGTCCTATTGTAAAGGCTTTGGATTTCGATTTTGCTAAAACAGGATACTCATTGGTAATTACTAATACTGGTGGTAGTCATGGAGGATTGGATGCAGAATACAATTCTCTTCCAGCTGAAATGAAAGCAGTAGCTAAGGAACTAGGTCAAGAAGTTCTTCGTCCGCTTTCTATGGAAGATGTTATAAAAGGAATTCCAACTATTCGTGAAAAAGTTGGTGATCGTGCTATTCTACGTTCTATTCACTTCCAGGGAGACAATGCTCGTGTGGTTGATCAAGTTGCTGCTTTGGAGGCTAACGAATTCCAAAAATTCTTAGGTCTTGTAATTGAATCAGGAAATAGCTCATACATGTACAACCAAAATATCTATGTTGGTGGACAACCACAATATCAAAGTGTGGCTCTTGCATTAGCTCTAAGTGAACAAGTTCTTAAGGGTAAAGGTGCATGGCGTGTTCATGGTGGTGGATTTGCTGGAACTATTCAGGCTTTTGTTCCAAACGATTCATTAGAGGAGTACATCTCAACGCTTGAATCAGTATTTGGAGAAGGTAATTGTCATAAACTTTTCATTAGATCAGAAGGTTCTGTAAAAGTGGATTTATAAATAGTTGTTTTCGAGAAAGTACGCTAAGTGCTTTCTTGAGTTCTTACTTCTTAAATAATTTATCAAATATTCAAATCTAATATTATGGGAAATTCAAAAACGAATTTTGCGGTTCCTTTTGCTATTATGTCCTTTCTACTTTTCCTTTTGGGATTTGTAACCTGGATTAATAACATCTTGGTGCCATTTATGAAAACACAGTTTTCTATCACTGAAAGTCAAGCTCAGTTGGTAAGTGCTGCTTTCTTTAGTGCATATATCATATCCATCCCCGTTGGAGGAGTCGTTAAAAAAATTGGTTACAAAAAGAGTGTAATCATTGGTTCGGTGATTACAGGTATTGGTTGTGCTATTTTTATTCCAGCTTTATCAATTGGTTACAACATGGTGCTGGCAGGTCTTTTTATCACAGCTATTGGTGTGGTTGTATTGCAAGTTGCTGCTAACCCTTATGTGATTGCTTTAGGAACTCCAGAAACTTCAGCTTCTCGTTTAACCTTAGCAATGGCTATTAACTCGAGTGCTGCAGTATTGGCTCCAATTATTGGCGGATTTATTATTGAATCAAACGATGGAAATATTGTTGTTCATGAAAACATGGCAAAAATAATGTTTCTTGTTTTGGCTGGTATTTCTATTTTAACAGCAGTTATCTTAGTTTTCATGCACCTTCCTTCTATTGAAGGTGATGAAGAGGATGCTTCTGATGCAAGTGCCGGACGTAGTGCCTGGAGTTTTCCTCACTTAATCTTGGGATTTCTAGCCATTGGTATGTATATGGGACTTGAAGTTGGTGTTGGTAACTACTTCTTAAACTATGTAGAGTACAATGTTGATGGTAAAACAATGGCATATGCTACAATGATCTTAGGTTTTTATCCTGCGGGTTTCTTTGTGGGACGTCTATTAGGAGCTGGTCTTTTAAAGAAGTACGAATCATCAAAAGTACTGCTCGTTAACTCTATTATTTGTGTCGCTTTATTAGGTGTATTCTTTGTAACCAGAGGTTCTTCATTCTCAATTTGGCCATTAATTGCTCAGGGATT contains:
- a CDS encoding galactokinase, whose protein sequence is MKISAIIEKINGGDNKAFNALYGNDAAVLKQQADRYTKQLADFKTAFSCDDATLFSAPGRTEVGGNHTDHQLGRVLAGAVNLDNIAVAAANGTNVVRINSVGFPPFEVDLANLEVTEFQVTPTNLVRSIASGIKELGLKVAGFDAVIDGAVPEGSGLSSSASIEVLIGAIFSHLFNDGKLDPVDNAKIGQKAEHACKKFCGLMDQTACAVGGFITIDFENPASPIVKALDFDFAKTGYSLVITNTGGSHGGLDAEYNSLPAEMKAVAKELGQEVLRPLSMEDVIKGIPTIREKVGDRAILRSIHFQGDNARVVDQVAALEANEFQKFLGLVIESGNSSYMYNQNIYVGGQPQYQSVALALALSEQVLKGKGAWRVHGGGFAGTIQAFVPNDSLEEYISTLESVFGEGNCHKLFIRSEGSVKVDL
- a CDS encoding MFS transporter yields the protein MGNSKTNFAVPFAIMSFLLFLLGFVTWINNILVPFMKTQFSITESQAQLVSAAFFSAYIISIPVGGVVKKIGYKKSVIIGSVITGIGCAIFIPALSIGYNMVLAGLFITAIGVVVLQVAANPYVIALGTPETSASRLTLAMAINSSAAVLAPIIGGFIIESNDGNIVVHENMAKIMFLVLAGISILTAVILVFMHLPSIEGDEEDASDASAGRSAWSFPHLILGFLAIGMYMGLEVGVGNYFLNYVEYNVDGKTMAYATMILGFYPAGFFVGRLLGAGLLKKYESSKVLLVNSIICVALLGVFFVTRGSSFSIWPLIAQGLFLSIMWSVLFDLSMKDIPAAAAKLGSGIICTGVVFVGIWMFIMGKVVDATGTLLPDGTIDAASCNYSAAYLFFFFFYAYIIFFALKGAKIRKQVA
- a CDS encoding UDP-glucose--hexose-1-phosphate uridylyltransferase, which translates into the protein MVLKESVTFLQKLAAEGNESKILNKVAMSKFDYIENPHRRYNPLTGEWVLVSPHRSKRPWQGQVEKVIEDVRPSHDPKCFLCPGNDRIGGEKNPNYEDVYSFQNDFSALLQDTPKGKFEDGDLFKAESESGVCKVICFSPDHSLTVPEMKVENIRKVVDLWCKEYKELGDREDIGYVQIFENKGSIMGCSNPHPHGQIWASGLVPLETSKESETQKEYFEKHGRTMLLDYLNSELEKKERILAENDSFVALVPFWAVWPFETMIISKRAVSDLLELTDEERTDLADIYKKLTIMYDNLFEVSFAYSAGLHQAPTDGEEHPEWHLHMHFYPPLLRSASVKKFMVGYEMLGTPQRDITAEGAAKRLKDLSLQHYKQK
- the galE gene encoding UDP-glucose 4-epimerase GalE, whose translation is MKGKILVTGGTGYIGSHTTVELINKGYEVVIIDNLSNSKAGVIDSIEKISGTRPKFYEMDLLDQVKLDGFFAENNDLQGIIHFAAAKAVGESVQIPLHYYRNNLVTMLNLLEGMKKYEIENFVFSSSCTVYGQPDELPVTENAPIKPAESPYGYTKQVNESILKDTIASGAKIKGIALRYFNPIGAHHSGLIGELPIGVPANLMPFITQTAFGLRDQLSVFGDDYDTTDGSCVRDYIHVVDLAKAHIIAIERMMNGKNNASYEMFNIGTGNGFSVFEVIKSFEKTSGKKLNYVVAPRRAGDIVKIWADTTIGNTVLGWKAEKTLDEMTKSAWDWENNYRASIK